Genomic DNA from Streptomyces sp. AM 2-1-1:
AGCGATCGGGCCGGACTTCTTACGACGGTGGTTACCCGGGATGGGCATGGGGAATTCCTCTCCGGCGCCTACGAGGTGAGCTGTCGGGTTCGGGCTGGAGATGCCCGGTCGCGCTGAACGCGACTTCACCCCGAGCCGTCCGGAACAACTCCGGTCGGCGGCTTACCTGGGTCCCCCGCTCCTGCCACGCATAGGTGAGTTCGAATTCCGGGCGGCGGCAGGATTAGGCGGTCCGTCCGGATTGAGGGTGAACGTAATCGAGCCGGGTCGGACGGAACAAGCCGTGGCAACCGGAACGGAATCCGTGCGCTGATATCGGCCCCGTTTTCCCGTCACCCTCCGTGGATTCGCGATCTTGAATTTCCGCGTGACGGCCGGACGTCCCCCCGGCCTCACGGCCACGCACCGTCACCGATATGATCCCGCTCACGAGATCACCCGCCATCTCCCTTATAAACGGGTGATGTTGGGTTAAACAACTACAATACGGACATGTCGCACGCGGCCCTGAAGGGGGTCACGCAGCCGTCCGGACCCACCGTCGGCACACCGGCTCCGGGAACGGATGTCGTAGGGTCGCGACGAGCCGACGTCGGCGAGCAGCGCCGGCGCGCTGGAGCACTCAGGAGCCGCTGTGACGCAGGTGCCGCAGTTCTCGCCGGCCGAACCCGAGCTGAGCGGGGTCCGCAACTTCCGGGACGTGGGCGGGCTGCCCACCACCGATGGGCGGCGCGTACGACACGGGAGGCTCTTCCGCAGCGGTCACCTCGCCGCCGCCACCGCCGAGGACGCCGTCTTCCTCGGCCGGCTCGGCCTGCACACGGTCTTCGACTTCCGCAACGCGGCCGATCAGAAGCTCGACGGCTTCGACGTGGAGCTGGCGGGCGTGCGCAACGTCCGCATCCCGCTCTCGGACCCGGCCGACGGGGCCGGATTCTGGCGTCTGGTGCGCGAGGGCGACATCGCGCAGCTGCGCTCGCTGCTCGCCGACGGCAAGGGGAAGGAGCGGATGCTCGCCTCGTACCGCTCGATCATCACCGACCGCACGACCGAGCACAGCCGCGTGCTGCACGCACTGGCGCGGGACAGCGTGCCGGCGCTCATGCACTGTGCCGCCGGCAAGGACCGGGCGGGCCTGACGATAGCGGTGACGCTGCTCGCGGTCGGGGTGGAGCGCGACGCGATCGCGGCGGACTACCTCAAGTCGAACGACGCCCACCGCCGGTACCGGCTGCGGCGCGGCGACAGCGCCGACCCGGTCGTCTCCACCGAGGTGATGAGCCTGCTCAACCCGCTCTTCGGGGCGCACATCGACTACCTCGACGCCGCCTTCGCCACCATCGAGGAGAACTGGGGCACCACCGATCGGTACTTCGCGGACGGGCTGGGGCTCTCCGGCGAGACCCGGGAGCGGCTGCGCGAGCGACTGCTGGATCAGTCCGCACCCGCACGTCCGTACCCGTCGGGAGACCGGTCCGGCTACTGATTGCCTCCGGCCACGGCGAAGAGGATGTACAGGAAGGCCGCGACGACGTGTCCGGCCACCAGGTAGGCGATGAGCCGGATGACCACCCCGCGCGGCATCTTCCGTTCGTGGGTGTCGCGGACCTCACCGGTCGGCCGGGGGGTCAGCGGGTCGTAGTGCTCCGAGTCGTACATGACGGTCCTCTCTGCCGGACGCCCGGGGTCCGGGCGTCGGAGGTGATGGCGAGGCGTGGGCGCCGGGCGCGGTCAGCGCCGACGGGTCCCGTCGCCGAGGCACAGCTCGGCGGCGGGGCTCTGCAACAGGGTGTGCACGAAGATCAGCTCGGCGCCCTCCGGGCCGGCAGCGGCGATCCGGTGCGGGGTGAGCGAGTCGAAGTGGGCGCTGTCGCCCGGCCCGAGTTCGTGCGCGGATTCACCGAGGCTGAGCCGGAGCCGCCCTTCGAGAACGCAGAGCCACTCCTCCCCCGGGTGGACGCGCACCAGGTCGCCCTGGGCGCCGTAGGGGACGCGTACCCGCAGAGCCTGCATGGCGCGGCCCGGGCCGCCGGCCCGGCGGTACATCCAGCCGTCCGCCTCCGGTCCGTCGAAGCGGCCGCCGCGCACGATGGCGTCGCGCTCCGGGGGGATCTCGCCGAGGAGTTCGGAGACGGTCGTGCCGTAGATCCTGGCGAGACCGAGGAGCACCGGCAGCGAGGGTTGCCGGTTCCCCGTCTCGAGCCGGGAGAGGTGGGCCGGGGAGAGTCCGGCCCGCTGTGCGGCGGCCTCCAGGGTGAGGCTGCGGCTCCGGCGCAGTTCGCGCAGGCGGGGAGCGACGCCGGGGAGGTCGTCGGCCACCCCTCCGTCGGGAGGATTCATGTCTCCATTGCGCCACCGACTTTCCTCTGAGGCAAATTTCTTGCCTCAGAGGCAAACCGCTCCGAGGTGGTCCAGCGGTCTCCATGGGTCACCGGCCCGCAACCGCCTGCTTCACCAGGGTCCGCCCGAAGTCCCACATCAAGCCGCCCCCGCCGTGGGCGTCGTCCATCACCGACTCGAAGGCGGTCACGAAGCGGTCGACCTCGGGCTCGCCGATGATCAGGGGAGGGATCAGCTTGATCACCTCGAGGTGGTCGCCGGACACCTGGGTGAGGATCCGGTGCTTCTGCAGCAACGGTACGACAACCATCTGGGCGAAGAGCCCTTTCCGCGCGGCTTGCAGCATCGTCCACCGCCCGCGCAGCTTGATCGACGAGGGCCTCCCGAACTCGATGCCGATCATCAGCCCGCGCCCACGCACCTCGTGGAGCAGCTCGTACCGGTCGACCAGCGCGCCGAGCCGTGTCCGCAGCAGGTCGCCGGTACGCCGGGCGTGGGCGACGGTCTCCTCGTCCTCCATGACCGAGAGGACGGCGAGCCCCGCCGCCATCGCCTGGGCGTTCGATCCGAAGCTCGCGGAGTGGACCAGCACCCGGTCCATGGAGGAGTACACCTTCTTGAAGATCCAGTCCTTGCCGAGCGTCGCCCCCACCGGCACGTAGCCGCCGGAGAGCGCCTTGGCCACGCAAACCAGATCGGGCTCGACGCCCTCCTCGTGCTGGTAGGCGTAGAAGTCGCCGGTACGCCCGAGGCCGGTCTGCACCTCGTCGGCGATCAGGAGCGCCTTGCGGCGGTGCAGGAGGTCCTGGGCCTCGCGCAGGAAGCCGGGCGGGGAGGCGTGCACCCCCTTGCCCTGGATGGGTTCGACGACCAGCGCCGCCACGTCGCCCCGTTCGAGTTCGCGGCGCAGCGCGTCGAGGTCGCCGAGGGCGATGGCGGTGTCCGGGAGCAGCGGCGCGAAGCCGTCGCGGAAGCCGTCCTCGCCGTTGACCGAGAGCGAGCCGGTGGTCAGGCCGTGGAAGGCGTGGGTGCAGTAGAGGATGCGCGGTTTTCCGGTGGCGTAGCGGGCGAACTTGAGCGCCGTCTCGACGGCCTCGGTGCCGCTGTTGCCGAAGAAGACGCGGTCGAGATGGGGGCTGTGGGTGAGGAGCTTCTCGGCGAGGAGGCCCGGCAGCGGCTGGCAGTCGAAGCGGGTGAGGTCGGCGAGGGAGGCGTCGAGCACGTCGTGCAGCGCCTTGCGGACGACCGGGTGGTGGCGGCCGAGGCCCATCACGCCGAATCCGGCGAGCATGTCGAGGTAGTCGTTGCCCTCCTCGTCCCAGAAGTACGCGCCCTCGGCCCGTTCGTAGACCTTGTCGAAGCCGATGGTGTGCAGCATGCGCGGCAGTTGGTGGTTGAGATGGCGCGTGTGCAGGTCGTACCGCTCCGCGCCGCGCTCCGCGAGCAGCGTGGTGAGGTCGAATCCTTTGCCGGCGCCCGCGGCGCCGCCTTCCCTGTCGTCCTTCATTCGCCGCTCGTCTCCTTCTTCTTTCCGCGCGCCACTCGTCCTCGTTCCCCGAAGCTCCCGGCCGCCGCGCCACCCACTCCGGACCGCCCGGTCAGGGCCGCGCCGATCCCGCCCGCGATCTCCACGGGGGTCAGCCCGATGTCCGCCAGTACCTCGCCGCGCTTGGCGTGGGCGAGGAATTCCCCGGGAATCCCGAAGGTCCGCAAGGGTACGTCCGCCCCCGCGTCCCGCAGCGCCTGCCCGACCGCCCGGCCGTCGCCTCCGGTACGGCAGTTGTCCTCGACCACGGCGACCCGCCGGTCCCCGGGGGCGATGTTGTTCAGCGCCTCCCGGGCGATGCCGCCGGTGAGGGCGCCGTCACCGGTGACCGCGACGACGTGGTCGTCCCTGCCCAGCACGTCGTTCGCCTTGGCTGGGCCGTCCGCCCAGCCGTGGGCCGTGGAGGCGGGCGAGTTCTCGATCACGTCGTGCGCGGACTCCGCACGGCAGGGGTGGCCCGACAGGCCGCCGCCCCTGGCGCGCAGGGGGGAGAAGTCCTGGCGGCCGGTGAGGAGCTGGTGCGCGCAGCTCTGGTGACCTGTGTCCCACAGGATGCGGTCGCGCGGCGAGTCGAAGACCCGGTGCAGGGCGACGGCGAGTTCGACCACGCCGAGGTCGGGACCGAGGCGGCCGCCGCTGCGGGAGATCGCCTGCACGGGGAAAGACTCGATGTCCGAGGCGAGTTCGGTCGGTTGCGGTGCGCTCAGCGGCGCGAGGTCCCCGGGTCCCCCGATGGACTCCAGCAAGGTCATGTCGGTGCCCCCTCTCTGGTGACGGAGGGCGGTCGCGGCCCAGGTGCCCGGCCACGACCGCCCTCCCCGGATCTACCGGTTGCCGGTGACCGTCTCCCGGGCTGCGCGCAGCGATTCCTTGAGCGAGCCCATGGTGGCGAGCACGGCGGTGGGTTCGTAGCCGCAGTGCGCCATGCAGTTGGCGCAGCGCGGGTCCTTGCCCCGGCCGTACTTGTCCCAGTCGGTCTCCTCGATGAGCTGCCGGTACGTGGGGACGTACCCGTCGCTCATCAGGTAGCAGGGGCGCTGCCAGCCGAAGAGGGAGTAGTTCGGGATGGCCCAAGCGGTGCAGGAGAAGTCCGCCTTGCCCTCCAGGAAGTCGAGGAAGAGCGGCGAGTGGTTGAGGCGCCAGCGCGCCCGGTTGCCGCCCGCGAAGGACTTCTTGAAGAGCTCACGGGTCTGCTCGACACCGAGGAAGTGCTCCTGGTCCGGTGCCTTCTCGTAGGCGTACGCGGGCGAGATCATCATTTCGTCGACCTTCAGGTCGTCGTTGAGGTAGTCGAGCACCTCGATGATGGTCTGGGGGGTGTCGGTGTTGAAGAAGGTGGAGTTGGTGGTGACCCGGAAGCCCCGTCTCTTGGCCTCCTTGATCGCCGCCACCGCCTCGTCGAACACGCCTTCCTTGGCGACGGACTCGTCGTGCCGCTCGCGCAGCCCGTCGATGTGGACCGCGAAGGCGAAGTACCGCGAGGGGGTGAACTTGTCCATCTTCTTGCGCAGCAGCATGGCGTTGGTGCAGAGGAAGACGTACTTCTTCCTCTCCACCAACTGACGCACGATCTCGTCGATCTGAGGGTGCATCAACGGCTCGCCACCGGCGATGGACACCATCGGCGCACCCGACTCGAGCACAGCCCCGACGGCCTGGGCCACCGGCATGCGCTGCTTGAGCACTCCGGCGGGGTGCTGAATCTTCCCGCAGCCTTCGCAGGCGAGATTGCAGGCGAACAGGGGTTCCAGCTCGACGATCAGCGGGAACTTCTCACGCTTGCGGATCTTCTGTTCGACAAGGTACGTCGCCACCTTGATGGTTTGGCGGAGCGGCATGACCATCTGGCTCACCTCCGGGGGAGCAACAAAGAACGGTGCCATTCATGAAAGGCAGGCAGGACGGCACGAAGAACGCGGAAAGCTGATATTCCACCGCGTACCGTGGCAACCCGGACGAGCTCATGCTCTGGAGCGTCCACGACCACCCGTACGGCCGCAACCGGGCGGTGGCCGTGACGCAGAGCGGTACAGAGGGTCGCCGCGGACTCCATGTCCACGGCGATGGCCCCGGTCCTGGCGAGGGCCGCCCGTTCGGCGCCCCTCACGACGTGGTCGGAGCCGGTCAGGGGGCCGGTGTGCACGGTCCGGCCGGGAAAGAGCCGGGAGACGGCGTCGACCAGCAGGGGAACACCGTCACAGGCGGTTCTCCCCTCGGCGGACCGGGTCTCCCCGGCGACCACGAGATCACCCGGGTGCATGCCGGGCGCGAGGCCTGCGCAGAACCCGGAGGCGATGACGGCGGCGCCGCGCATCTCCTCCCGGGCCAGCGCGCGCCCCAGCGCGGTCTCGGCCGCCCGGGGTCCCATCCCCGTCCGCAGGACGGTGACCGGACCGCCACCGCGCGGCCCGCTCCGCAGGGCCAGCTGTTCGATGCCGAGGGCGCAGGCGACGAGCAGCGGTGCCGGCGGACGGGTGGGGGGCGGGGGCCCGCCCATCAGATCGCCGCCGGGCGCGCGACCCGGGCGGCGAGCGGATCACCGTGGGCGTAGCGCCCCAGTGCGGTGAGCGGGAAGACCTGACGGTAGAGGTGGTAGTTGATGGAGAAGTCCCAGGGGAAGCCGGTTCCGGTGAAGAACGGCTCGTCCCAGGACCCGTCCTCCTGCTGGGTCCGGGTCAGGAAGGTCACGCCCCGGGTGACGGCGGGGCTCTCTCGCTCACCTGCGGCCAGCAGGGCGAGGAGCGCCCAGGCGGTCTGCGAGGCGGTCGACTCGCCCCGGCCGATCCACTTGCTGTCCTGGTAGGAGCGCAGGTCCTCGCCCCAGCCGCCGTCGTCGTTCTGGACGGACTCCAGCCACCGTACGGCGCCGCGGACGGCGTGATGGGTGGTGGGCAGCCCGGCGGCGACCAGTGCGGGCACCACCGACCCCGTGCCGTAGACGTAGTTGACGCCCCAGCGGCCGAACCATCCGCCGGCGGCGTGCTGTTCGGCGAGGAGCCACTCCACTCCCCGGCGCACGCTCGGGTCGTCGGCGCGCCCTTCGTAGGCCATCATCTCCACGACGTGGCCGGTGACGTCGGCGGAGGGCGGGTCGACCACCTCGCCGAAGTCGCAGAAGGGCAGCCGGTTGGGGAAGGGGCTGGTGTTGTCCGCGTCGAAGGCGCCCCAGGCACCGCCCCGCGACTGCATCCCGACCGTCCAGCGCACTCCGCGCTCGATGGCGGCCTCAACCCTGGCGGGGTCGGGGTGACGGACCCGGCGCAGGGCGAGGACGACCTCGGCGGTGTCGTCGATGTCCGGGTAGTTGTCGTTGTGGAACTCGAACGCCCATCCGCCGGGCGCGAGCCGCGGCCTGCGCACCGACCAGTCCCCCGGTCGGGTGACCTCCTCCGCGAGCATCCAGTCGGCGGCCTTGACCAGCGCCGGATGGTCCGGCGGGAGACCGGCGTCGGCCAGGGCGATGGTGGCGAGGCAGGTGTCCCACACCGGTGACTGGCACGCCTCGACCATGCGCGCGCCGTCGGGGCGCCACACGGCGAACCGGTCCAGCGATGCGAGTCCGGCGCGCATCACCGGGTGGTCGAGCTCGTAGCCGAGCAGGTGGAGGGCGATCACGGAGTAGACGGCGGGCGGCTGGATCCCGCCCCAGCAGCCGTCGCTCTCCTGCCGTTCGATGATCCAGCGGGCGGCGGCGTTCATCGCGAACCGGCGCAGCCTGCGCGGGGCGATCCGGTGGTAGAGGTGCAGCGCCTTGTCGAGCCGCTGGAAGACACCGTCCCAGCTCACCGGCGAGGCCTTGCGCACGGGCGGATTGGGGCGGGAGGGGTCGGTGTGCAGCTCGTCGAGGGAGAACGGTGCCGGCCGTACGGGCCGCGTCGCCGAGACGATGGTCAGCGGAACAATGGTCTGGCGGGCCCAGCAGCCGAAGTCATAGATGTTGAGCGGTACCCAGGAAGGAAAGAACATCAATTCGGGCGGGAGCTCCGGGAGGTCCTCCCACTTCCACCACCCGAAGAGGGCGAGCCAGATCCGGGTGAACACCCGGGAGGCGGCGATCCCGCCCTGGTCCCGCACCCAGGCGGCGGCCCGGGCCATGTGCGGCTCGTCGGGCCGGTCGCCGGCCAGTCGCAGCGCCACATAGGCTTCGATGGTGGCGGAGAGGTCGCTCGGCCCGCCGTGGAAAGTGGCCCAGGTGCTGTCGCCCAGCTGCTCGCCGCGGACGAAGAGGGCGGCGGCCCTGAGGGTGTCGGGGTCCTGGATACCGAGGAACTGACGCAGCAGCAGGTCTTCCGCGTCCATGGTGACGTTGGTGGCGAGGTCGCCCTTCCACCAGCCCTGCTCGTCCTGTCTGCCGAGGAGGTGCTCGACGGAGCGTTCCGCGGCCCGGCGGGCGGCGTCGAGCACCCCGCCCGCCGTGGTGGTCGTGTCGGTCGGATCGCCCGGGACCGTGCGAGGATGTGCGGCCCCGGTGCTTCCGTCGGTCGTCGCTGTCATGGCTTCCCCTTCGTGCAGTTCGGTCCTCTGCTGTGCTGGGGTCTCCGTCGGCCGGTGCCCCCTGGGGGGACACCGGCCGGCGACTGCGAGTCATATGCGAATGGTGATCATCTCTTTCGGACGACGACGAAATCGGCGAGCGCGGTGAGCTGCGCCCGTACTTCCCGAGGCATGTCGACGCGGTGCAGCGCCTCGATGGCGATGCTGTGCTGGCGGCGCGCCTCCTGGGCGGTCCACTCGCGGCCGCCCGCCTCCTCGATGAGCGCCGCGCGGGCGGCGAACTCCTCTTCGGAGAAGCTGTCGAAATCGCTGCTCTTGGCATCCGCCGACAGCAGGGCGCCGAGTCGCTCGGAGGCCGGACCGCCGGCGGCGAGGGCCGCCACCACCGGAAGCGACTTCTTGCGCTGGCGCAGGTCGCTCCAGGTCTGCTTGCCGGTGGACTCCGGGTCGCCCCAGATGCCGAGCAGGTCGTCGACCGCCTGGAAGGCGAGGCCGAGGTGGTAGCCGTAGGACTCCAGTGTGTCGGCGGTGCGGTCGTCGGCGCCGCCGAGCACGGCGCCGATGGAGACCGCGCAGGCGAGGAGGGCGCCGGTCTTGTTGCCCTCCATCTCCAGGCACTCCTCGACGGTGACCCGCTCGCGGTGCTCGTACGAGATGTCCTGCGCCTGGCCGTCGATGAGCTTGCGGGTGGCGGTGGTCAGGCGGCGGGCGGCGCGCCCCGCCTCCACGGTGCCGAGCTCCAGCAGGAGTTCGTTGGCGAGCGCGAACAACGCGTCGCCGACGAGGATCGCCTGGGCGGGACCGTGCACCTTCCAGACCGTGTCGCGGTGGCGGCGCTGCTCGTCGCCGTCCATCAGGTCGTCGTGCAGCAGCGAGAAGTTGTGCACGAGTTCGACCGCCACGGCGCCGGGGACTCCGGCCTCCGCGGGGGCACCGGCCGCCTCGGCGGACAGCAGCGCGAGCGCCGGGCGCACCGCCTTGCCGCCGTCGCCGTCGGCGGGCCGGCCGTCGGCGTCGATCCAGCCGAAGTGGTAGGCCGCCACGGTGTCCATGGGCGGCGCGAGCCGGTCCACGGCAGCCCGCAGCACCGGCGCTGACAGGGCCCGTCCGCGCTCCAGAAGCGCGGTGACGTCCGTGGTGTCCGCCACGGTGTCGAAAGCCGGATTCGCCGGGGTCACTGACTCTCCTCTTGTTCCGGTGGTACTGCTCATGCCGCCTCCTGCAGCGGATGTTCGTGCGGGTTCCTGAGCCCTGGGAGCACTGCTGCGGCGGCGGTGGTGCCGCTGCGGACGGCGCCCTCCATGGTGGCGGGCCATCCGGTCGCCGTCCACGCGCCGGCCAGGGCGAGTCCCGGCAGCCGGGTACGGGCTCCCGGGCGCAGCCGGCCGGTGCCGGGGACCGGCGCGAACGTCGCGGTGCGCTCGCGCGTGACGAAGAAGTCGCGGACGCCGGCGCCGCGCGCGGCGGGGAGGATGCGCTCCAGCTCGGGCAGGTACCGGGCGCGCAGTTCGGCGACGGGCAGGTCGATCTCGTCCTGCGCGGCCGACTGCGACAGGGCGAGGTACTGGCCGCCGCCGCGCAGACCGGAGGGGACGGTGCGGTCGAAGACCCACTGGACCGGTGACCCGAGCGCGGCGAAGAACGGCCGGCGCAGCACCGTGCGGTCGTAGACGACGTGGACGTTGAGGATGGGGGCGTCCTCGAGGGCGAGCAGCCGGTCGGGCTCGTCGATGGCGCCGGTCGGCAGCAGGGCGTGGGTCTCGCGCTGCGGGAGGGCGAGGACGACGGCGTCGGCCCGGATCCGCTCGTTCCCGGTCTCCACCAGCCAGCTGCCGTCCTCCGCGCGGGAGAGCGAGGTGGCCTTGGCACGCAGTTCGCTCCGTACGCCGGCGGAGTCGAGGGCCTTGCGGGCCAGGGTGTCGTGGAGTTCGCCGAGCGGCACGGCCGCCCACCCGATGTCGGCGGCGCCGGGTTCGGAGAGCAGGCCGGTCTTGAAGACCATCGCGGCGAGCGCCAGGGAGGCGT
This window encodes:
- a CDS encoding tyrosine-protein phosphatase, with product MTQVPQFSPAEPELSGVRNFRDVGGLPTTDGRRVRHGRLFRSGHLAAATAEDAVFLGRLGLHTVFDFRNAADQKLDGFDVELAGVRNVRIPLSDPADGAGFWRLVREGDIAQLRSLLADGKGKERMLASYRSIITDRTTEHSRVLHALARDSVPALMHCAAGKDRAGLTIAVTLLAVGVERDAIAADYLKSNDAHRRYRLRRGDSADPVVSTEVMSLLNPLFGAHIDYLDAAFATIEENWGTTDRYFADGLGLSGETRERLRERLLDQSAPARPYPSGDRSGY
- a CDS encoding DUF6126 family protein — its product is MYDSEHYDPLTPRPTGEVRDTHERKMPRGVVIRLIAYLVAGHVVAAFLYILFAVAGGNQ
- a CDS encoding XRE family transcriptional regulator, producing MNPPDGGVADDLPGVAPRLRELRRSRSLTLEAAAQRAGLSPAHLSRLETGNRQPSLPVLLGLARIYGTTVSELLGEIPPERDAIVRGGRFDGPEADGWMYRRAGGPGRAMQALRVRVPYGAQGDLVRVHPGEEWLCVLEGRLRLSLGESAHELGPGDSAHFDSLTPHRIAAAGPEGAELIFVHTLLQSPAAELCLGDGTRRR
- a CDS encoding aspartate aminotransferase family protein, with protein sequence MKDDREGGAAGAGKGFDLTTLLAERGAERYDLHTRHLNHQLPRMLHTIGFDKVYERAEGAYFWDEEGNDYLDMLAGFGVMGLGRHHPVVRKALHDVLDASLADLTRFDCQPLPGLLAEKLLTHSPHLDRVFFGNSGTEAVETALKFARYATGKPRILYCTHAFHGLTTGSLSVNGEDGFRDGFAPLLPDTAIALGDLDALRRELERGDVAALVVEPIQGKGVHASPPGFLREAQDLLHRRKALLIADEVQTGLGRTGDFYAYQHEEGVEPDLVCVAKALSGGYVPVGATLGKDWIFKKVYSSMDRVLVHSASFGSNAQAMAAGLAVLSVMEDEETVAHARRTGDLLRTRLGALVDRYELLHEVRGRGLMIGIEFGRPSSIKLRGRWTMLQAARKGLFAQMVVVPLLQKHRILTQVSGDHLEVIKLIPPLIIGEPEVDRFVTAFESVMDDAHGGGGLMWDFGRTLVKQAVAGR
- the hpnH gene encoding adenosyl-hopene transferase HpnH, which codes for MVMPLRQTIKVATYLVEQKIRKREKFPLIVELEPLFACNLACEGCGKIQHPAGVLKQRMPVAQAVGAVLESGAPMVSIAGGEPLMHPQIDEIVRQLVERKKYVFLCTNAMLLRKKMDKFTPSRYFAFAVHIDGLRERHDESVAKEGVFDEAVAAIKEAKRRGFRVTTNSTFFNTDTPQTIIEVLDYLNDDLKVDEMMISPAYAYEKAPDQEHFLGVEQTRELFKKSFAGGNRARWRLNHSPLFLDFLEGKADFSCTAWAIPNYSLFGWQRPCYLMSDGYVPTYRQLIEETDWDKYGRGKDPRCANCMAHCGYEPTAVLATMGSLKESLRAARETVTGNR
- a CDS encoding 1-hydroxy-2-methyl-2-butenyl 4-diphosphate reductase → MGGPPPPTRPPAPLLVACALGIEQLALRSGPRGGGPVTVLRTGMGPRAAETALGRALAREEMRGAAVIASGFCAGLAPGMHPGDLVVAGETRSAEGRTACDGVPLLVDAVSRLFPGRTVHTGPLTGSDHVVRGAERAALARTGAIAVDMESAATLCTALRHGHRPVAAVRVVVDAPEHELVRVATVRGGISAFRVLRAVLPAFHEWHRSLLLPRR
- the shc gene encoding squalene--hopene cyclase, producing MTATTDGSTGAAHPRTVPGDPTDTTTTAGGVLDAARRAAERSVEHLLGRQDEQGWWKGDLATNVTMDAEDLLLRQFLGIQDPDTLRAAALFVRGEQLGDSTWATFHGGPSDLSATIEAYVALRLAGDRPDEPHMARAAAWVRDQGGIAASRVFTRIWLALFGWWKWEDLPELPPELMFFPSWVPLNIYDFGCWARQTIVPLTIVSATRPVRPAPFSLDELHTDPSRPNPPVRKASPVSWDGVFQRLDKALHLYHRIAPRRLRRFAMNAAARWIIERQESDGCWGGIQPPAVYSVIALHLLGYELDHPVMRAGLASLDRFAVWRPDGARMVEACQSPVWDTCLATIALADAGLPPDHPALVKAADWMLAEEVTRPGDWSVRRPRLAPGGWAFEFHNDNYPDIDDTAEVVLALRRVRHPDPARVEAAIERGVRWTVGMQSRGGAWGAFDADNTSPFPNRLPFCDFGEVVDPPSADVTGHVVEMMAYEGRADDPSVRRGVEWLLAEQHAAGGWFGRWGVNYVYGTGSVVPALVAAGLPTTHHAVRGAVRWLESVQNDDGGWGEDLRSYQDSKWIGRGESTASQTAWALLALLAAGERESPAVTRGVTFLTRTQQEDGSWDEPFFTGTGFPWDFSINYHLYRQVFPLTALGRYAHGDPLAARVARPAAI
- a CDS encoding polyprenyl synthetase family protein, whose protein sequence is MSSTTGTRGESVTPANPAFDTVADTTDVTALLERGRALSAPVLRAAVDRLAPPMDTVAAYHFGWIDADGRPADGDGGKAVRPALALLSAEAAGAPAEAGVPGAVAVELVHNFSLLHDDLMDGDEQRRHRDTVWKVHGPAQAILVGDALFALANELLLELGTVEAGRAARRLTTATRKLIDGQAQDISYEHRERVTVEECLEMEGNKTGALLACAVSIGAVLGGADDRTADTLESYGYHLGLAFQAVDDLLGIWGDPESTGKQTWSDLRQRKKSLPVVAALAAGGPASERLGALLSADAKSSDFDSFSEEEFAARAALIEEAGGREWTAQEARRQHSIAIEALHRVDMPREVRAQLTALADFVVVRKR
- the hpnE gene encoding hydroxysqualene dehydroxylase HpnE, translating into MTGTAPLPARAVVVGGGLAGITAALRLADAGADVTLLEGRPRLGGLAFSFRRGDLTVDNGQHVYLRCCTGYRWFLDRIGAAHLAPVQDRLDVPVLDVGRPAGPRLGRLRRTGLPVPLHLAGGLAAYPHLSLAEKAGVGRAALALGRLDPADPALDTVSFADWLRRYGQSPRTVEALWDLVGVATLNATAENASLALAAMVFKTGLLSEPGAADIGWAAVPLGELHDTLARKALDSAGVRSELRAKATSLSRAEDGSWLVETGNERIRADAVVLALPQRETHALLPTGAIDEPDRLLALEDAPILNVHVVYDRTVLRRPFFAALGSPVQWVFDRTVPSGLRGGGQYLALSQSAAQDEIDLPVAELRARYLPELERILPAARGAGVRDFFVTRERTATFAPVPGTGRLRPGARTRLPGLALAGAWTATGWPATMEGAVRSGTTAAAAVLPGLRNPHEHPLQEAA